The proteins below are encoded in one region of Streptomyces ficellus:
- a CDS encoding dihydrofolate reductase family protein: MRKLTYFVACSIDGFIGDPNGDASSFFQFVKDDFLHFITTEYPDTVSEEGRRILGLESAENKHFDTVVQGRGSYQLGLDANMPSPYGHLRELVASRTIEKSPHPNVEIVTEGLVDRIRELKAEEGGKDIWLCGGSQIAGELVDEVDELVIKTYPQVYGSGMPMFGSGFAIADFALDSVRAFDDGIVVRWYSRKR; this comes from the coding sequence ATGCGCAAGCTCACTTACTTCGTCGCGTGCTCGATCGACGGCTTCATCGGCGACCCGAACGGCGACGCCAGTTCCTTCTTCCAGTTCGTCAAGGACGACTTCCTGCACTTCATCACCACCGAGTACCCCGACACCGTCTCGGAGGAGGGGCGGCGGATACTCGGGCTGGAGAGTGCGGAGAACAAGCACTTCGACACCGTCGTGCAGGGCCGCGGGAGCTACCAGCTGGGGCTCGACGCCAACATGCCGAGCCCGTACGGCCACCTGCGCGAGCTCGTTGCCTCGCGCACCATCGAGAAGTCCCCGCACCCCAACGTGGAGATCGTCACCGAGGGCCTCGTCGACCGGATCCGAGAGCTCAAGGCGGAGGAGGGCGGCAAGGACATCTGGCTGTGCGGCGGCTCGCAGATCGCCGGCGAGCTGGTCGACGAGGTCGACGAGCTCGTGATCAAGACGTACCCGCAGGTGTACGGCTCCGGGATGCCGATGTTCGGCTCCGGCTTCGCGATCGCGGACTTCGCGCTGGACTCCGTCCGCGCCTTCGACGACGGCATCGTGGTGCGCTGGTACAGCCGGAAGCGGTGA
- a CDS encoding TetR/AcrR family transcriptional regulator translates to MARNPERRTALLDAAIDVLASEGARGLTFRAVDARAGVPAGTASNYFANRDDLLTQAGSRITARMVPAPEKVDEAMRPEPSRQLVTELMKWLVRRMDDERTGYLAMLELRLEATRRPALQAELTRAVRVQFDENVRFHQDAGLPGDEDTVLMLYLAMTGVLLEHFTLPGVLSVEQLDQIVERVVNTVVPPR, encoded by the coding sequence ATGGCGAGGAACCCGGAACGCAGAACGGCGCTGCTGGACGCCGCCATCGACGTCCTGGCGAGTGAGGGGGCCCGCGGGCTGACCTTCCGTGCCGTGGACGCGAGAGCCGGGGTCCCGGCCGGTACGGCGTCCAACTACTTCGCCAACCGCGACGACCTGCTCACCCAGGCGGGCTCCCGCATCACCGCGCGCATGGTCCCCGCACCCGAGAAGGTCGACGAGGCCATGCGGCCGGAGCCCAGCCGTCAGCTGGTCACCGAGCTGATGAAGTGGCTGGTGCGGCGGATGGACGACGAGCGCACCGGCTACCTGGCGATGCTGGAGCTACGGCTGGAGGCGACCCGCCGGCCGGCCCTCCAGGCCGAACTGACCCGCGCGGTCCGCGTCCAGTTCGACGAGAACGTCCGCTTCCACCAGGACGCCGGACTGCCCGGGGACGAGGACACGGTGCTGATGCTCTACCTGGCGATGACGGGCGTGCTGCTGGAGCACTTCACCCTGCCGGGAGTGCTGTCGGTCGAGCAGCTGGACCAGATCGTGGAACGGGTCGTGAACACGGTCGTCCCGCCCCGGTGA